The Elaeis guineensis isolate ETL-2024a chromosome 5, EG11, whole genome shotgun sequence DNA segment TACACACATATATAAGTTATAAAGTAATTTTAGTATATAAAGAAAAAGGGTTTGGACTAAGAAAAAAAATCCCACATCTTTAATAGCCACAAATTTTTAACCAATTTTAATGGTTCCAAGAACCACATGCCATCACTAATGTAAGATTGCCGTATTGTAATcatttttagattaaaagattATAAGATTTGATCAGAAAGATGGACTTATGTGAAAATGTTATCTATTAATTTCTAGATCATGCTTTTCTGCATTTCATTGTTTAAGCATTACGACAATAATCATTTGAAAAGTAATAACTTTTTTGGATATGCGTATTGTTGTTGAGTAAGTAAGTAACTAATGAACAAAGGAAGTGAAATTGTAAGAATAAAAACTGTGCTGTCGATAGCAATTCCATTTTTGTGAGTGCATAGTGTTAATCCAATGTTTACTTTTATCATCttagatattatattttataaaccATACAAGCTCATAAATGATCAACATGTCATTGCATGtggtaaataattttgaaagtaaCTTTCCATCAATGTGCTTTAGTGGTTAAAAAAAATTTGTGTATTGCAGTAAATTATCATGCAATAACAGCATCTGAACATGGAAGCAATATTTGGATCAGTTTCATGAATCAAACTATACCAAGGCAAAGtttgaataatttttatgattGGTTTTCGATCACAGAATTCATGTGATGAGTTAATACTGAATTTCTTGACAAGGTAATTCACAAGAAAATCTAGAAATACACGACTTGAATGAAAGTCTAGACGAACTATCTATAGTATTTAGACCCTTTTAAGTGGAGAGTATCTTTTAAAGATTTCTCAAAATGAAATGAATGATTAAGTTTTATGCCAAAGGTAAGTTTCAATTGACAGTAACCAAAATCTAACGTAAAGTCATTCAATTAATATAAAAGACTATCCATTCAATCATGCATGGTAATTATCGTTGTCAGAGGTTGTGGTTGGTAGACACATTAACATCTATCAATTTGCCACGAAAATGTTCTTTTGTCCCAAATAATACACCCATCTATTTGTGTATTGCACAAATTTGACCACCACCTATTTCTCTCCACTAAAAAAGTGAACAAAAAGATAAGTGCAGGTGGTTAATATATCACAATCGATTAAAAAATATACAATTAGATGATAATGTCTACATATTTTTCATATGAACCACACATGTCCGAATTCAAACCACGGCCTAGTTCTCATGGTGCCATGATTTCCGAAAGAGTCGGGACAAATAACAGATGTAGGTCAAAACCAAATAGTATGAAGCAAATGAAATGATGCGTATAACATGAAAAAAATGTTTGAAGAAATAAATTAAGGATTTCAGTAGGTCCAAATGTCACGAAGGCAAAAGCCAATTTAAATTAATGCATGGGTTTGCCAAACAAATGGATTACCGAGCCACCTGCTAACGCTTACCCTTTGGGAGGAGCCGCACGAGCCAACCGAATCTTCCGTCGGGTGGCCTGATAACGCCGTTACAGCTCGATGCCACCTTTGACTCCCTCCACCCCCTCATAATGGCGACAAATCCGTAACGGGCGTGGGCCCGCATGCTGAGTGCCGTCTCCCACCCTCTTATCAACGCCACGTCGCCACCTCTCCTCTCTTCTAAGTCCAACCACTTTTTTCTCCCCTCTCGGCCCCCTCATCTCCCAAAAGGCTCACGAAACCTTTGTTTCTTTCCCACAAACTCTTCATCACCACCTCCATCCTTTCAACTCTCTTCTCCGTAGCACCCATCACAAATGGAGTTATCAAAACGTAGTCACAGATTCTTCAAGTTCAGAGCCCCACACCCTCAGAAAACCTTCATTCCTCACCCTCTCTAAACTTTGGATGTTCCCATAATATCCTTGTGGCAGGCCAAATTAAAAGTCCACACCTAGCAGATTAGAAACACCCGCCACTAGCCAAATTCCCCTAGAAAATTCTCCTGAAGGGATAGACAAGAGGAGAAAACGATCTATATACCTTTGTCCATCCCACTTTTCCCATTCCACGCTCTTGTGGTTCACATCAATGATCGGAAGGTGCTTCGACTTCTCACGTGCCGCGGTCGTCAAGATGGCTTGGATCATGCTATGGATAGACTACTCGAGGCTTTTCTGGCTCCTGTTTGGTGTCTTCTCCTACGAGAACCATGAAGGAAAGCCTCGGATTTAGCAAACTTTCTGCTCCTAGCTACAGAACTTGACGCTTCCTGATAGGTGATCCGATCACTCGGGAGCTGCTTttagttttagattttttttttttttggctttcttCTAAGGTGCAAGAGTTTTGATATATAAGCTAACATGTATGAGTCCCGGCGACGGGAACGGGCCGAGAGGGCCGCCGAAGAGAATGGGTACGTCGAGATCGATCCCACCGGTCGATATGGACGTGTAAGTTCTCCTCAACCATCTTATCACTTAATTCTATCTGATTTGTTTTGCTTACTTCTTTCTAGTTGCTAACTACTAATGAGGAGGTAAACGAGTTCATACTTTGAGTTGGAAGATGTTTCATTTTACTTTCTTAGGTGGTTGGATGTTAGGCTATCATTATTTTGTTCTCCTTTGGAAATTAAAGTTAGCAATGATGTGCATGTTCTGCCAAATACCAATTTGTTTACAAATTCTAGTATGTGAAACATGATCTGTTTGAtgttttgtcctttcttttttGATATGCTAAACTGTGCTTTGGATTTTGCTTTTGTAAGTAGCTAGACACCATCACTAACAGCATTGGAGTTGTTGGGTTATGGTTTATGTTCGGTCTAGACCTTCTCCATGGGAGCATATTATTAGAATCATCCTTTGGACATGACCAGCTAGGAACGGCATGCTATGATCTTTCACTGACTACGGTTCTCATGGCCTAACATATAAAGTAGATGGTTTTGGTATTTTTTTGTTTGTCAATAAGTGCTTGTCTTTTTATGATGGGATAAGGCTTGAcgattttgtttttcttttgtttgtttgtttgttttttttttttttttgtttgactgAAACGATTTTGTTGTTATTACTGTACATATGAATCCAAGTCCAAGAGGCCATATATCCATGAGTTATGACTAAATACAGAGCTGAAGCATTAGCCATGCTACTATAAATTTCCTTGCCGGAATTGTTTTGTGATGCTGGATCTAGATTTCCGAATAAAATCTACTAGGATTGAAAAGGAGAGGTGGTTTTAGCCATCAGATTTCTAAGAGCAAACAGAGACCTCAAGGTTAATTATCTTAAACATCATGGTTGTTTATTTCTTGCAGGCTTGGTAAAGatcgaaatttttttattttaatggtAAAATATCGCAAGTGTTAAGATGGATCACCAAAATCTTCAAGTACTAAATGCTATTTGCATCATCAGAGCTAGAAGACCATGTACATCTGAGGTGTACCTTCAATTCTATATTTGTTAAACGAGGTTCTTATATGTCACTTTAGACAAGATTTGGTGAGACTAATTAAAGagttaattaatatataaatttttttcggTTGGGTGATCAAGTGATGTGATTAGAATacatgtacacatatatataaaataacGAGCCCTTAGTAGAGTAATGAATCTTAGTAGATCAAAGACATATGGTCAATAAACCAACCTCTAAATTCTGCACAATTGTATTGCCGGTCTTGACGTCACTAGCCTTGTCCTACTATGGACAAAGTGCTGCAACCCTATTGCCTTCCATTGGAGATTATCTTAATATATAAGATAATAATTTGTTCAAAATTAATTTAGAGATGCCTCTAGCAGGAGGAGAAAGAGAAATGTTCCTGgccagagaaaagagagaaagctaCTGCTTGTTGCTATTTGGAAAGGGACTGACAGACCCTGCGAATATGAATTTTATTCAATGTCTTTGGAGACTACAAACTCACCACAATCACTCTAGAATGATCCCCTTCACTGCGTGACACATAGCCTTGTATTGGTTGTGGCCTACACCATACAAGTGGAGTGCGATCAAATAAAGGTGGATTGTGATATGTGGGGCCTAGACTCCTAGTTCAAGAAAAAACTTAATTCAGATTTTAGAGGCATTTCGCATCACTTAACGTATTTTTTTCCAAGTCATAAGTTTCCAACAAGATGCACCGTTGCAAGTAACAACAATTCTTTTGTCCTAAATAAATAAGATGATAACGTCACCTGTTACGACTTAGGACGGTATATTCATTTAAGAAAGAGTtaatatgatctctctctctctctctctcacacacacacagtaAAACAAATATGTGCTTACCTTAATAACAAATaacctctctgtgtgtgtgtgtctgcgtGCGTGTGTATGTGTTTTGGTATTTAACTTTATAGTTATGGGGGAGAGGAAGGTGGGATTCGAATAATTAATCCTTTATGTACAGCAAGCAGGGTTAACAATTTAAGTTACTTGGTTCAAAATGAAGTGGAGGGGGAAGCTTGAgttatagaaaattttaatttcatttaaCCATTTAATGCAGGATTATAGATGTGGCAATtatattatagaaaaattaaCTTGATTATTTTGACTTTAATGGAATTATTAGGATAGCTTACATGTGCATACACCATAATAAGTGACAATTATAGGTTGGTTGCCTGTTGTTCCTTGAAAGGAAGTGTTAGGATTTATATTGTCCTCATTAATCAAATTATCTTATTTATCCAATGCACAAGTAAATTTTATAAATGCATTCCGCATCTACCAGATACTATGCTCTTTTAATCTTGTATATCTTGGAAGATCTTTCTTGGTCTCCAGAGATGGATAGGTTAGACAACCAGCTGAGATAAGTCTGGTTGGCAAAATATTGAGTGTTAATAAATTTTAAGAAGTTACATGTCATATTTAGCTCAGATGAACATAAATTGCATGTGCCTTGCAGTTCTATCATGGATTAAACGATGATAGAGACCTTTGGATTTAATAATTTCGGTGTTTTAAATTGGAGTGGTACTACTAGTAGCAAGCACATATGTTGCGTATTAGAGGATTACCGAAACCTCCAAGAAAACAATGTATTTGTTCCATTATATAtctggcctctctctctctctctctctctctcaaagatTTTGAAGATTAATGACAAATAAATATTAAGAAAAGACAAAGGGCTTAGAGTTtgggcatacatgatagattctaGACCTTTTTTCAGTAGATCATGTAAAACTTTAGGCAATTTTGAAATTCGAAAATCCATACTAGCTAATGCACTGCCATGTCTGCACCTAACAGCAAGCATGTAAGAAATTTCCTGAGCAGGGCCTACCATCTAAATTGCTGGTAACCTCTGTGATGAATGAAGCCCTAAGAAGCCATTCACCCCTAATGTCAAACAAGTCACAAATTAACTTATGGTGCACTCCACTCATTTCTcttgttcttcttcattcttatctGTTTCTCTTAAGTGGTCTTCACATTCTTATTCAAATGACAAATCATTAAGATCCAACTGATCTTCTAAATTAATGTCAAATGACTGATGCTAAATCCTCACATTTTTTTTCTGCTGCTACATGCATTGCAGTTCGATGAGGTACTTGGGAAAGGAGCCATGAAGATAGTGTATCCTTCTTTAAACATGACCCATCATTTGCCAACTTTTATAGTGTACATATAAAATGGATGAATTCAAAGTAAAATACCTTGGATTATGTGACATGTCTTCCTTAATTGAGGACCCTCAGCTACAGAGCATTTGATGAGCTAAATGGGATGGAGGTGGCATGGAACCAGGCCAAGATCTGCGATGTGCTGCGGTCCCCGGATGCACTGCAGCGCATGTACTCCGAGGTCCACCTACTCAGCACCCTCCACCATGAATCCATCATCAGATTCCATGCCTCATGGATCGATGTCGAAAAGAGGACCTTCAACTTCATCACCGAGATGTTCACCTCCGGCACCCTTCGTGAGTAAGTTCTTATTGTGCTAGGGTTAGGCCATGCAGCATTTTGGCCTTAATCCAATTTTTCTCTTTTAAGTGAGAATTTATCTAAgaaagaacctatttggatctgGGTGTTCTCTTGGTGCAGGTAGTGCATTGGTTCCTATGGTCAGATTGGAACAGTAGATTAGATTGAACCTAGTAGTGCTTCTTTTCTTCCTTGGTATACGAGTCAGGCTAATAATGATAGGAGTTCTGAGTCCAACCTAGTTTTGCTGTAGCTCAGGCTATGCTTGCCTCTTTTGTTGTCAGCTTGGGCTTGTTGTGTCAActgaagtttgaaaaaaaaaaactgtcaTAAGAAATATCTCTACATGTTCCAAATTTTGTTTTTTTAAATATGTCAAACTGATTAAAGTATAAATCatgagaaaatcaaagaaaataatctttcttttttgaAAGTAAAGGGGGCTAATCCCTACCCTTCTATCCTTATTTTCAGCCCTTGAGGACAACTCCAATTAAAATCGAACCCTTAGCTTCTTACCTAAGAGACAAGAGATGGTAACCTCTAAACTAAATTTTGATAGCTTAAATAAATCTTTcttatataataattaaaaatattattacaaaaaCTACAATTGTAGGAGAATctaaatgttttttttttattattattttatcaagTTAATATGTATAGCTTCTGATTTGAGAATTGCCCATGTAATATCCAAGAAGTATCAAAATTCTAAAAGGTTTTTATTGTTGGCTGTTGAAAACTTTTGAATGGTATTTTCTTAAGAAGGTCTAGATTCCCAAAGCCCATGGCCTATTAGTTGCAAGGTTTGTTTCAGAGCAATAGTACAGTAGGCTTATTTGATGTGTTTAGCTAATAAAAAAATCCATTGATGAGTATTAACATAAGAATTTGGATTTAGGTACCGACAAAGATATCGACGGGTTGACATCAGAGCCGTCAAGAATTGGGCCCGCCAGATCTTGCATGGTCTTGTATACTTACATGGCCATGATCCTCCAGTGATACACAGAGACCTCAAATGTGACAACATCTTTGTCAATGGTCATTTAGGGCAGGTCAAGATCGGTGATCTTGGGTTAGCAGCTGTTCTTCGGGGATCACAATCTGCGCACAGTGTTATAGGCAATTAATCCTTGCCCTTATTTTAGTTTTCTTCATATACTACTTACTGTTCTTTTATAGTTTCAATCTTACTTGTTCTGAAACTAATCAGCACAAATTCTAGCACCTTCATTAATACTTAACAACAGTCAATAAACagtcaaaaaattataccatACATACCTGCATCTAGTTTGTTATGCATGGCTTACTGACATGGCAGTGCGCAATTAGCTAGGCAGGAGATGATAACATGCAAAGTTGGTTTATGAATCAGTGTCCTTTTAATTTCCTTGAactagagaatccaattctcaaaCACAGATCATCTATCACGCATATAGTCTGTGAATCAATATTGGATCCAGTCTATTGCAATGACCATTGAATCATGGTTGGACAGCTTATCTTTTCCTGATACAGAGCTGATAttatagatctaatataaaataatttatacctTTCAATTATAGAAATTTGCTACAACAAGGTTTGTACAGGATTCACAATCTACTATGGGCCATCCATCCTTACGGTGCTTAATCAACTTCATATAGCTCTTTAGAGCTTAAACTTATGTGTATAACATGCTGCATGTAGGTATAAAAACTAGATTCCATCTGAACCATAGCTGAACAGAGTGGGACTCaatcatattttattaataagtaaaaaaataaaaatgaatgcAAATTGATCTATAACCTAGCTGCAATTCTGCTCTATGTTGGAGGCGGCTCTGGTCCAAAATAAAGGGCATCATATTTCGTTATATAAACCTGACTCGATATGGTCTCACCCATTTAGTCGCCTATTTCCAAAGTACCCCTCTTGGTGGGAAGGGCCTGTAACGGTCGCCGCGCCAAAGATAAAGGCATCTATAGAGAACCTGCTAGTTCTTAACCTTTGTTGCTGCTCCTTGTTCCAGGGACGCCCGAGTTCATGGCACCAGAGCTCTACGAAGAGGATTACAATGAACTCGCCGACGTATACTCCTTTGGTATGTGCATGCTCGAAATGCTTACCTCCGAGTACCCCTATAGCGAGTGTCGCAACCCTGCCCAAATATACAAGAAAGTCACTTCGGTGAGCTAATTTTTCAGTCCCCAGTAACCTGATATTCTTTCTCCAAATAAGTTGTGACCTAACATCTGCATTGCTTCATTTTTGTACAGGGTAAGCTGCCTGATGCCTTCTACCGGATCCAAGATCCCGAGGCCCGGCGTTTCATCGGTAGGTGTCTGGAAACTGCATCGAAGAGGTCATCGGCCAAGAAGCTGCTTCTCGATCCCTTTCTCGCATCCGATGACCGTAATTCTCTCCTGCCTCAAAACGCTCCAACAATCCAGGCCATTGGACTTGAAGGTCAGGCTCACCATGCAGCAGAGAGTCACAACCCTGAGCACACAAAGAGGAGAACTGACATGACGATTACTGGGAAGATGAATCCAGAAGATGATACGATCTTCCTCAAAGTTCAAATAGCCGACAAAGAAGGTATTACATTTCGTTCATGGCACATCTGTGATTGTGGCAACGCTAGAGCACTAGATCTCATCAGTACTTGTCTCTAGGTCATGGAATAACACATTGGAATTGGACATGTCAGGTCATATGAGGAACATATATTTTCCATTTGATATCGTTACCGACACGCCGATCGATGTGGCTAATGAGATGGTCAAGGAGTTGGAGATAACCGATCGAGAGCCTTCAGAGATAGCAGAGATGATAGCTCAAGAGATCTCCATTTTGGTGCCGGGTTGGAAGGAAGGAGATCTGCACGAGGGTAGCCATTATGCGTATAGCTATGGGGATGATGATGAGGATGGATGCAATCACCCTTTCTACTATCTGTCCTCTCCTACTTCCTCCCATGGATCATTCTTTGGGATGGCTCCTTCTCCGGGGTCATTTCATCGGCAGCGCCAGTCTCACCAAGAAGATTGGTTTGGAGGTATGTAAATATGTCATCGACTGCACTAGATACTTGCAATTCTAATGCATCAACTATGAAATCATCGATAAAATTAGGGTCCTGATGTAACCAAGGAAACTCAAAGGGTGATTGGTATCCAGACTTTTAGTTGGTGTTACAGCGAGCTTGATTAGGTGACCAAACTGTTATTGTACCGAATCCGACAAG contains these protein-coding regions:
- the LOC105045963 gene encoding probable serine/threonine-protein kinase WNK5, encoding MYESRRRERAERAAEENGYVEIDPTGRYGRFDEVLGKGAMKIVYRAFDELNGMEVAWNQAKICDVLRSPDALQRMYSEVHLLSTLHHESIIRFHASWIDVEKRTFNFITEMFTSGTLREYRQRYRRVDIRAVKNWARQILHGLVYLHGHDPPVIHRDLKCDNIFVNGHLGQVKIGDLGLAAVLRGSQSAHSVIGTPEFMAPELYEEDYNELADVYSFGMCMLEMLTSEYPYSECRNPAQIYKKVTSGKLPDAFYRIQDPEARRFIGRCLETASKRSSAKKLLLDPFLASDDRNSLLPQNAPTIQAIGLEGQAHHAAESHNPEHTKRRTDMTITGKMNPEDDTIFLKVQIADKEGHMRNIYFPFDIVTDTPIDVANEMVKELEITDREPSEIAEMIAQEISILVPGWKEGDLHEGSHYAYSYGDDDEDGCNHPFYYLSSPTSSHGSFFGMAPSPGSFHRQRQSHQEDWFGDDPYFDDDDKSSMHSSKYSAVNYISGNEHEGDGSCHQRETQPIQNSHKSTRFCSGEGPPVDTSLATKFHQQCNVLLESSRASSSRAGKRPVDGRCMMRNRSMVDIRSQLLHRTLVEEVNKRLFKTVGAVENIGFQDPTEGYGKTTSSSRRDHTKQKAKPRTGKG